A DNA window from Criblamydia sequanensis CRIB-18 contains the following coding sequences:
- the gmk gene encoding guanylate kinase yields the protein MKEKLFGNSKEGTLFIISAPAGTGKTTLVKKLAGEFPYVTQSISFTTRAPRPKERHGVDYFFVSREEFEKQIEDKAFLEHVELYGDYYGTSIKWVEEELSSGKHVILVIDTQGALQLKEKLEAVFIFLIPPSIEELKRRLIERNTENETIIKERLKWAEREIACARFYDYKIINADLDTAYRVLQSILIAEAHRADILPS from the coding sequence ATGAAAGAAAAGCTATTTGGAAATTCAAAAGAGGGAACTCTATTTATTATAAGCGCGCCAGCTGGAACTGGAAAGACTACTCTTGTAAAAAAACTGGCAGGTGAATTTCCTTATGTGACCCAAAGTATTTCTTTTACAACAAGAGCTCCAAGACCAAAAGAAAGGCATGGCGTAGACTATTTTTTTGTTTCAAGAGAAGAATTTGAAAAGCAAATCGAAGACAAAGCTTTTTTAGAGCATGTTGAACTTTACGGGGATTATTACGGGACCTCAATAAAATGGGTTGAAGAAGAACTCTCTTCCGGTAAACATGTTATATTAGTGATTGATACACAAGGCGCCCTTCAATTAAAAGAAAAACTTGAGGCTGTTTTTATTTTCTTAATCCCGCCTTCTATTGAAGAGCTCAAAAGAAGGCTTATTGAGAGAAATACTGAAAATGAAACCATTATAAAAGAGCGTCTCAAGTGGGCGGAAAGAGAAATTGCTTGCGCAAGATTCTATGACTATAAAATTATCAATGCCGATTTAGACACAGCCTATCGTGTTCTGCAAAGTATTTTGATAGCGGAAGCTCATAGGGCTGATATTCTCCCTTCTTAA
- a CDS encoding YicC/YloC family endoribonuclease, with protein MTAFSRVNHVDSIGRCLIEISSINRRHLEVQTFLPKEISIFDPEIRKRVQKKTARGLVIVKVSLRLNKDTPFVASANNGFLEQLKPVYKEMAKEFGLAEKEIALALLPKESNLILFDEDPAFQEKMEPFFFAALDEALEAFQISKEKEGRVLEEDLFARMEKLKHFLSLIENNSENVRELLYERLKARIKEMLPEGVSSDERVLREACLLADKADITEEIVRLKSHIDLFLKTMEHESQQGKKLEFICQEIHREITTISSKTNETKVSILTVDFKSELEKIKEQLQNIE; from the coding sequence ATGACGGCATTTAGCCGAGTAAATCACGTTGATTCTATAGGAAGATGCTTAATTGAGATTTCCTCAATAAATAGAAGACATCTTGAGGTGCAAACTTTTTTGCCGAAGGAAATCTCAATTTTTGATCCGGAAATAAGAAAAAGGGTGCAAAAGAAAACGGCAAGAGGCTTAGTGATTGTTAAAGTTTCACTTCGGCTCAATAAGGATACCCCCTTTGTCGCTTCTGCAAACAATGGTTTTTTAGAACAGTTAAAACCTGTTTATAAGGAAATGGCTAAAGAATTCGGATTGGCGGAAAAAGAGATAGCCTTGGCGTTGCTGCCAAAAGAATCCAATCTTATCCTTTTTGATGAAGACCCTGCCTTTCAAGAAAAAATGGAGCCTTTTTTCTTTGCAGCTCTTGATGAGGCCTTGGAAGCTTTTCAAATATCCAAAGAAAAAGAGGGTAGGGTTTTAGAAGAAGACCTCTTTGCCAGGATGGAAAAATTAAAACATTTTCTTTCATTGATTGAAAATAATTCAGAAAATGTGAGAGAGCTTCTTTATGAGAGGTTAAAGGCAAGGATAAAGGAAATGCTCCCGGAGGGGGTTAGCTCAGATGAGAGGGTTTTAAGAGAGGCCTGCCTTCTAGCCGATAAAGCTGACATCACCGAGGAAATTGTAAGGCTAAAGTCCCATATCGATCTTTTTTTGAAGACTATGGAGCATGAATCGCAGCAGGGAAAGAAATTAGAATTTATTTGCCAGGAAATCCATCGCGAGATCACGACGATCTCATCGAAAACAAATGAAACTAAAGTATCCATTTTAACAGTAGATTTTAAGTCAGAGCTCGAAAAGATAAAAGAGCAATTGCAGAATATCGAATAA
- a CDS encoding C40 family peptidase — MFTTLPYPKVPADLRALKEKREPSNWNDPLQESQILSGEEVRIIDASGPWFLVDLLNQPVFKNNQWVPYQGWVLKETFSIIDKKPNWCVIKVETEIKADKNKTSLTIGKLPLGSRLFGELDGEWLKLNLGSETGYISRNSVDSLVKPLHPKELLSRAIDLIDIPYFWGGLNPSQEQGVDCSGLTHLLFRSFGKTIPRNAHDQFLKCERKRFSDLKTGDLLFSSEKGVGGRITHVMLFVQGNRIIEAVKSERKVRIISLKKKFNEELNPFLEEQELSDGTAVFYGSLLPISGGEKTGLI, encoded by the coding sequence ATGTTTACAACCCTGCCTTACCCTAAGGTTCCAGCTGATTTACGAGCTTTAAAAGAAAAAAGAGAGCCTTCCAATTGGAACGACCCATTGCAAGAAAGTCAAATTTTATCAGGAGAAGAGGTGCGGATTATAGACGCTTCCGGCCCTTGGTTTTTAGTGGACTTATTGAATCAGCCCGTCTTTAAAAATAATCAATGGGTTCCCTATCAAGGTTGGGTTTTAAAAGAAACTTTTTCAATCATTGATAAAAAACCGAATTGGTGTGTGATAAAAGTAGAGACAGAAATTAAAGCTGATAAAAACAAGACAAGTCTAACAATTGGCAAGTTACCTCTTGGATCTAGGCTTTTTGGTGAACTTGATGGCGAGTGGCTTAAGCTTAACTTAGGTTCGGAAACTGGCTATATTTCAAGAAATTCTGTTGATTCTTTAGTTAAGCCTTTGCATCCCAAAGAGCTGTTATCCCGAGCTATCGATTTGATCGACATCCCTTACTTTTGGGGAGGCTTAAACCCAAGTCAAGAGCAAGGAGTAGATTGCTCGGGTCTGACTCATCTTTTATTTAGAAGTTTTGGAAAAACGATTCCGAGAAATGCCCATGATCAGTTTCTTAAGTGTGAACGAAAACGATTTTCAGACTTGAAAACAGGGGATCTTTTGTTTTCATCTGAAAAAGGGGTTGGGGGAAGAATTACCCACGTCATGCTTTTTGTTCAGGGCAATAGAATTATAGAAGCGGTTAAATCCGAAAGAAAGGTGCGAATTATATCTTTAAAGAAAAAGTTCAATGAAGAACTTAACCCCTTTTTAGAGGAGCAAGAGCTTTCAGATGGAACGGCTGTTTTCTATGGGTCGTTATTACCTATAAGCGGCGGGGAAAAGACGGGTTTAATTTGA